One part of the Novipirellula aureliae genome encodes these proteins:
- a CDS encoding polysaccharide biosynthesis/export family protein, with the protein MHRSLFIVLLLLPVCGCSTLGLSLFPSGSFLTDQAEEVLACSPSSADLPRELHRTVLPVHYLEPGDELLIEPADFDSAIRLPADQRVMADGSLDLGRFGRAVVAGLTVEDAEKLVEQTIENQIEVSEQGNDAKQDGVPKKIVINIRLLEPVHRFYVLGAVNSPGSYPLTGYETVLDGILAAGGLTSDASMCKMLLARPTTPCSCRVTLPICYREITQLGDTTTNYQLQPGDRIFVSTRSCLEELMFWKATETCERCCKCQSPSAYPQSVTTMVPVTPGMLGLANASPMIEQNAGSPAARFMPGVPSVSSETIDAPGKINKTPKGSSSQLAPLLEGSPFEVHPPSSSDVLDGQLDFSGPMPSLQE; encoded by the coding sequence ATGCACCGAAGTTTATTCATCGTCCTGTTGCTGTTGCCTGTTTGTGGTTGCAGCACCCTTGGACTTTCGTTGTTTCCGAGCGGTAGTTTCCTGACGGATCAGGCGGAAGAGGTTTTAGCATGCTCGCCAAGTTCTGCGGATCTGCCTCGTGAACTCCATCGCACCGTACTGCCGGTGCATTATCTGGAACCAGGCGACGAACTTCTCATTGAGCCAGCCGATTTTGATTCAGCCATCCGCTTGCCAGCCGATCAACGCGTGATGGCGGACGGCAGTTTAGACTTGGGGCGATTTGGACGTGCCGTGGTCGCTGGTTTGACAGTCGAAGACGCAGAAAAATTGGTCGAACAAACAATCGAAAATCAAATCGAAGTATCCGAGCAAGGAAATGATGCCAAGCAAGACGGTGTTCCAAAGAAGATCGTGATCAATATTCGGCTGCTTGAACCGGTTCACCGTTTTTACGTCCTTGGCGCCGTCAATTCGCCTGGCAGTTATCCGCTGACAGGATACGAAACGGTGCTCGATGGTATTTTGGCAGCGGGCGGTTTAACGAGCGATGCATCCATGTGCAAAATGTTGTTAGCTCGTCCGACGACGCCGTGTTCATGCCGCGTCACGCTGCCGATTTGTTACCGCGAAATCACTCAACTTGGTGACACGACGACCAATTATCAACTCCAACCCGGTGACCGGATCTTTGTCTCCACACGTTCGTGTTTGGAAGAGTTAATGTTTTGGAAGGCGACGGAAACGTGTGAACGTTGTTGCAAATGTCAAAGTCCGAGTGCTTATCCACAATCGGTCACAACAATGGTTCCCGTTACACCTGGGATGTTGGGACTGGCGAACGCGAGTCCCATGATTGAGCAGAATGCCGGTTCGCCCGCCGCACGGTTCATGCCAGGTGTACCGTCGGTTTCCAGTGAAACGATCGACGCACCTGGGAAAATAAACAAGACCCCAAAGGGCTCATCTTCGCAACTGGCTCCGCTATTGGAAGGTAGTCCGTTTGAAGTTCATCCGCCGTCCTCATCCGATGTCCTTGATGGGCAACTTGATTTTTCGGGCCCGATGCCATCGCTGCAGGAATAG
- a CDS encoding ExbD/TolR family protein, giving the protein MSAIEVKCIQCGSLLRVNARLAGRRVRCSNCETAIHVPEADDAVIEVDSSDDMIETEYFEALPVDVMPAEAIAVEAVPLEQASMSSSGSASGKAEIMPEPISPAVWEDDDSDAIPKRKPRDDDELDMTPMVDVTFLLLIFFMVTASFSLQKSIEVPRQQSDEASFNVSNEDEDLDKVDVQIDERGSFLVMANDWERETPGKQNLTIALKQAMTNGSEGMKLAIKVHEMAKLQFLVDAMDAGTIAGFVDISVTQVDGFD; this is encoded by the coding sequence ATGTCGGCGATCGAAGTCAAATGTATTCAGTGCGGAAGCCTACTTCGTGTCAATGCCCGCTTGGCTGGTCGGCGTGTCCGATGCTCGAATTGTGAAACAGCGATCCACGTCCCCGAAGCGGACGATGCCGTCATCGAAGTCGACTCGAGTGACGATATGATCGAAACGGAGTACTTTGAAGCTTTGCCTGTCGATGTCATGCCCGCCGAAGCAATCGCAGTCGAAGCCGTTCCGCTTGAGCAAGCTTCAATGTCCTCATCGGGCTCGGCATCGGGAAAAGCCGAGATCATGCCAGAACCCATCTCCCCAGCGGTCTGGGAAGACGACGATAGCGATGCGATTCCCAAGCGGAAGCCTCGCGATGACGATGAACTCGACATGACACCGATGGTCGACGTGACGTTCTTGTTATTGATCTTCTTTATGGTGACGGCCAGTTTTAGTTTGCAAAAGTCGATCGAAGTGCCGCGTCAACAAAGTGATGAGGCAAGCTTTAACGTTTCCAATGAAGACGAAGATCTTGACAAGGTCGATGTGCAAATCGATGAACGAGGTTCCTTCTTGGTTATGGCAAATGATTGGGAAAGGGAGACACCAGGAAAACAGAATTTGACGATTGCCCTGAAACAGGCGATGACCAATGGCTCGGAGGGCATGAAGTTGGCCATTAAGGTTCACGAAATGGCCAAGCTGCAATTCCTCGTGGACGCGATGGACGCGGGCACGATCGCCGGGTTTGTCGACATCTCCGTCACCCAAGTCGACGGTTTTGATTAG
- a CDS encoding outer membrane protein assembly factor BamB family protein → MLANELIDRLERRGLLDQEIIEALREQLDQGTRVTPEAVAKLLVDNGQLTRFQATKLISEIREGEYEEADGAVAVAGGMDDLAIASDGSGDDVFAEAEAVEAEPFAEAVPVEAVAVDAEPVEAVPVEAVGDGVGSGGSRPVRSRPKPPEHKSVWDSFKIYGFAGIIILLLLSGYGLYSLLTRQSADEYIGEANTLYDQQNFVPAQERYNGFLEAYGDTHQFSSIAKTRLVMIELYRAETMTDPTVALDLAKEKLPTIENELGLNDERANLAALLVDIAENIANAASEAEDTPEKEQLLGRLAEQMELMDNPNYITGSLRTSLAARIQTVEETRDRVRRDINRNVRLDESVAAMQSALDAKNTKEAYDVRFELLREFPELGDDKRLSQLIQSASQIQKTLVKPATDLPQVVDASEVDDSTESIVLTTVTGGKALDLSDQILYLDAGGAVLAFDGETGNLKWRKFVGYGQGHLPVRVEGGSGVLLSESKKLEVQRFNGEDGVLRWRTRIGEPFSEPNAVRDDVYVASVSGRLAVLDADSGETNWATMIPQPLDAGPGVDPRTARAYQPGNHSNLYVLNTRDGSCLESYYVGHAEGAIAVAPVPLMEHLFVFENAGTDFARVHILALDESGESLKPAQAPIRLTGNVKIKPLVQGRRVIVLTDLGQVVVIEVEPTAEREKVSIVAEQVATYDRPTNTQMAVSKSQMWVTGTRIGRYELQINTGRVVQDWFKHEADNFIGEPFASDDTLVHARVLRGTSAIRMTAADAKTGKEIWQTDVGVPVAMITPYPANQSYHAITTQATLFEINRESLQTGSTKGPIENPGGSGVAMRFENPIKVDENVYVMLNQNGSGEIIVYDPDRRREKLRRLQLGLGAGKPTAHVGGSDPGGKDVGGGAIISGGGLLVPLSTGRVVLMDYETGIMLGSPFQPAAAPESTVVWSVPVTLPNDPDQVVIADSRKKIYRLRAGEQVNELASKDIQTPLLGPAAVVGGVYVGTTSGPAADFLVGYDLSSLNEAFRILLDGRAVWGPVQAGDECLLRTSDGKLRAYDSKGKQRFELDAPAGDPVAAPVRVGDVMVLAGKPGWIIAYDPASGELIGQSDIGQPLSAAPVAVGNRLLVPGAEGLIYITDVPATR, encoded by the coding sequence ATGCTTGCTAACGAATTGATCGATCGGCTCGAACGCCGTGGGTTGCTCGATCAGGAAATTATCGAAGCTCTTCGAGAGCAGTTGGACCAAGGAACTCGCGTGACCCCCGAGGCGGTTGCCAAGTTGTTGGTCGACAATGGTCAATTGACACGTTTTCAAGCTACGAAACTGATCAGCGAAATTCGCGAAGGTGAATACGAGGAAGCGGACGGGGCGGTGGCCGTTGCAGGTGGTATGGACGATCTAGCGATCGCCTCTGACGGTAGTGGTGACGATGTGTTTGCCGAAGCCGAAGCGGTCGAGGCTGAGCCGTTTGCCGAAGCGGTTCCGGTCGAAGCGGTTGCCGTCGACGCGGAGCCGGTCGAAGCGGTCCCGGTCGAAGCGGTTGGTGACGGCGTTGGATCGGGCGGTTCGCGTCCGGTTCGTTCGCGGCCAAAGCCACCCGAACACAAATCGGTTTGGGACTCGTTTAAAATCTACGGTTTTGCCGGCATCATCATTCTTTTGCTGCTTTCCGGCTATGGTCTGTATTCGCTACTGACGCGTCAAAGTGCCGACGAATACATCGGCGAAGCGAACACGTTGTACGATCAACAGAACTTCGTGCCTGCACAAGAGCGTTACAACGGATTCTTGGAAGCCTATGGCGATACGCACCAATTTTCATCGATTGCGAAAACCCGCTTGGTAATGATCGAACTGTATCGTGCTGAGACGATGACGGATCCGACCGTGGCACTTGATTTGGCAAAAGAAAAATTGCCAACGATTGAGAATGAACTTGGCTTGAACGACGAGCGAGCTAACTTGGCCGCATTGCTTGTCGACATTGCCGAGAATATCGCGAACGCTGCAAGCGAAGCAGAGGATACCCCCGAGAAGGAACAATTGCTCGGACGATTGGCGGAGCAGATGGAGTTGATGGACAACCCGAACTACATTACCGGCAGTTTGAGAACGAGCTTGGCAGCGAGGATTCAGACGGTCGAAGAAACTCGCGACCGTGTTCGCCGTGACATCAACCGCAACGTCCGGCTCGACGAATCGGTCGCTGCGATGCAATCCGCTCTCGATGCCAAGAACACCAAGGAAGCCTACGATGTCCGGTTTGAACTGCTACGCGAATTCCCCGAACTCGGTGATGACAAGCGGCTCAGTCAATTGATTCAATCGGCGAGCCAAATCCAGAAAACCTTGGTCAAGCCAGCAACCGATTTGCCGCAAGTCGTCGATGCGTCGGAGGTCGATGATTCGACCGAGTCGATCGTGCTGACGACCGTCACTGGGGGCAAAGCACTCGACTTGTCCGATCAGATTCTGTATCTCGACGCAGGCGGTGCCGTGTTAGCGTTCGATGGCGAAACCGGCAATTTGAAGTGGCGGAAATTCGTTGGCTATGGTCAAGGTCATTTACCGGTGCGTGTTGAAGGCGGATCAGGAGTGCTGCTTAGCGAATCAAAGAAACTCGAAGTCCAACGTTTTAATGGCGAAGATGGCGTTCTCCGGTGGCGTACGAGAATCGGTGAGCCATTCAGTGAACCCAATGCGGTTCGTGATGATGTCTATGTTGCCAGCGTTTCGGGGCGGTTGGCGGTTCTTGATGCCGATTCGGGTGAAACCAATTGGGCGACCATGATCCCACAACCGCTCGACGCAGGCCCTGGTGTCGATCCTCGAACCGCACGCGCTTACCAACCGGGGAACCACAGCAACTTGTATGTGCTCAACACACGTGATGGTTCTTGCTTGGAAAGCTACTACGTGGGACATGCCGAAGGCGCGATTGCGGTTGCACCCGTGCCACTGATGGAGCATCTGTTTGTCTTTGAAAACGCGGGGACCGACTTCGCTCGCGTGCATATCCTTGCGCTGGACGAAAGTGGCGAATCGCTCAAGCCGGCACAGGCACCCATTCGTTTGACCGGAAATGTGAAAATCAAACCACTCGTTCAAGGTCGCCGTGTGATCGTCTTGACCGACCTTGGTCAGGTGGTCGTCATCGAAGTCGAGCCCACGGCTGAACGTGAAAAGGTCAGTATCGTGGCGGAACAGGTTGCCACGTATGATCGTCCGACAAATACTCAAATGGCCGTCAGCAAGAGTCAAATGTGGGTGACCGGAACTCGCATCGGACGCTATGAGCTGCAGATCAATACAGGGCGCGTTGTGCAAGATTGGTTCAAGCATGAAGCCGATAACTTTATCGGCGAACCGTTCGCTAGCGATGATACGCTCGTACACGCTCGTGTGCTTCGTGGAACGTCGGCAATCCGTATGACCGCCGCTGATGCGAAAACGGGAAAAGAGATTTGGCAAACCGATGTCGGTGTCCCGGTTGCGATGATTACGCCTTATCCGGCGAACCAGAGTTATCATGCGATCACGACTCAAGCGACATTGTTCGAAATCAATCGTGAATCGTTGCAAACCGGTTCGACCAAGGGGCCGATCGAAAATCCAGGCGGTTCGGGCGTTGCAATGCGATTTGAAAACCCGATCAAGGTTGACGAGAACGTCTACGTGATGCTGAATCAGAACGGTTCGGGCGAGATCATTGTCTACGATCCTGACCGTAGAAGAGAGAAGCTAAGACGTTTGCAACTCGGGCTCGGTGCCGGCAAACCGACCGCACACGTAGGCGGAAGTGATCCCGGCGGGAAGGATGTCGGTGGTGGCGCCATCATATCAGGGGGCGGATTACTCGTTCCACTGAGTACCGGCCGCGTTGTGTTGATGGATTATGAAACCGGCATCATGTTAGGCAGTCCGTTCCAACCAGCCGCAGCCCCCGAATCGACCGTGGTATGGTCCGTTCCGGTGACATTGCCAAATGATCCGGACCAGGTCGTGATTGCCGATAGCCGCAAAAAGATTTATCGGTTACGGGCTGGCGAACAGGTCAACGAATTGGCCAGTAAAGACATACAAACGCCGTTACTGGGGCCTGCCGCTGTTGTCGGTGGCGTGTACGTCGGGACGACGAGCGGCCCAGCGGCTGACTTTTTGGTCGGTTATGATCTGAGTAGTCTAAACGAAGCGTTCCGAATCCTGTTGGATGGCCGAGCCGTTTGGGGGCCTGTCCAGGCGGGCGATGAATGTTTGCTCCGCACAAGTGATGGCAAACTTCGTGCCTACGATTCCAAGGGTAAACAACGCTTTGAACTTGACGCTCCCGCGGGCGATCCCGTTGCGGCTCCGGTTCGGGTAGGTGACGTGATGGTGTTGGCCGGCAAACCGGGATGGATCATCGCTTACGACCCGGCAAGTGGTGAATTGATAGGGCAATCCGATATCGGTCAGCCGTTGTCAGCCGCCCCGGTTGCGGTTGGTAATCGTTTGCTTGTCCCCGGCGCTGAAGGTTTGATTTACATCACCGACGTTCCGGCAACCCGTTAG
- a CDS encoding MotA/TolQ/ExbB proton channel family protein — MLFAEISVFDIISQATYGALAGAALWGLYCIVVVWTRVSQKRFKSEDEQDVFMDDVEQMVTDRDFEGVAEYCEGDARAIPQIVEMSMHHRDLGYKRARQFVMDRFQRDVMSDLEYRLSWVSTVIKAAPMIGLFGTVFGMMGAFNTLASSASVNPSDLAGDINIALRTTACGLAIAIPLMILTANVNIKIAKMEDLVGSGLGRFMSIYREALAGGAVGGQAVSARPAAAATDPQMASAMQSPQR; from the coding sequence ATGCTGTTCGCTGAAATTTCTGTTTTCGATATCATCTCACAAGCCACCTACGGTGCGTTGGCCGGGGCTGCGTTGTGGGGACTTTACTGTATTGTTGTCGTCTGGACTCGCGTGAGTCAGAAACGGTTCAAGAGTGAGGACGAGCAGGATGTCTTCATGGATGACGTTGAACAAATGGTCACCGACCGCGATTTTGAGGGGGTTGCGGAGTACTGTGAAGGCGACGCGCGGGCGATCCCACAAATTGTCGAAATGTCGATGCACCATCGCGACCTCGGCTACAAGCGGGCTCGCCAATTTGTCATGGACCGCTTCCAGCGTGACGTGATGAGCGATCTCGAGTATCGGTTGAGCTGGGTCAGTACGGTCATCAAGGCGGCACCGATGATCGGGCTGTTCGGGACGGTGTTTGGGATGATGGGGGCGTTCAACACGTTGGCGTCTTCGGCGTCCGTCAACCCATCCGACTTGGCTGGTGACATTAATATCGCTCTTCGAACGACCGCCTGCGGTTTGGCGATCGCGATTCCATTGATGATTTTGACCGCCAATGTGAATATCAAAATCGCCAAGATGGAAGACTTGGTCGGCTCGGGGCTTGGTCGGTTTATGTCGATTTATCGTGAAGCTTTGGCTGGCGGTGCGGTCGGTGGTCAAGCGGTGTCCGCTCGGCCTGCTGCTGCGGCGACCGACCCGCAAATGGCGTCAGCAATGCAATCGCCCCAACGATAA
- a CDS encoding ExbD/TolR family protein: MLPRKKRDDEEMDITPMIDITFLLLIFFVVASKMDPTQIGSIPEADNALAISAKDSAVIFIKPGAGEDAIVERLDGTEFSRDEATQASEIVEYVTSELEKSQGRNKNHVMIMGDKDVKVGQVTRVQKIIGDSFEDIESTYVAVKEQ; encoded by the coding sequence ATGCTGCCTCGCAAGAAGCGTGATGACGAGGAAATGGACATCACGCCGATGATCGACATCACATTCTTGCTGCTCATCTTCTTTGTCGTCGCCTCGAAAATGGACCCCACACAAATTGGCTCGATTCCTGAAGCGGATAACGCATTGGCCATTTCAGCAAAAGACTCGGCCGTAATCTTCATCAAGCCAGGGGCGGGTGAGGACGCGATTGTCGAACGGCTCGATGGGACCGAATTCAGTCGCGACGAAGCAACGCAAGCGTCCGAGATCGTCGAATACGTCACCAGTGAACTCGAGAAGTCTCAAGGACGTAATAAAAACCATGTGATGATTATGGGAGACAAAGATGTGAAAGTTGGCCAGGTAACACGAGTGCAGAAAATAATCGGCGATTCCTTTGAAGATATTGAATCCACCTACGTGGCAGTCAAGGAGCAATAA